CACCTGAGTTGGAACGAGTGGACATTTCTGGAAACAAGATCAGTGGTCCAATTCCTGAATGGTTTGGGAGAGTGGGGAGCAACACGCTGACAGACTTGCATCTCTCTTCTAATAATTTCACGGGAGAGATCCCATCCTCAATCTGCCAACTGAGTTCACTAAGCGATCTAATCCTCTCAGATAATCGACTCAACAGCACCATCCCGAGATGCTTGGGAAATTTAAGCAATCTCTTCGAGATGGATTTGGTTGGCAATCAATTACAAGGTCCACTGCCGCGATCTTTAGCAAACTGTACGAGCTTGGAGCATTTAAGCGTCGCTAACAATGAAATTTATGACGCTTTCCCACACTGGTTGTTGAATGCTAACCAGGCATTGAACTCTCTATATTTGGATTCAAACATGTTTCATGGGGTCATTAATGAAATTCCCCTCCCTCCGCAGCTTGAAGGCTTATCCCTCTCCAACAACCAATTTTCTGGACATTTGCCGATAGACTTCTTCCGAAATTCAACTGGTTGGCGGGTTGACTTAGCCAATAACAATTTTGATGGCCCACTTCCGATTCCGCCGCCCAATGTTTGGTTCTATTCCGTTGCAAACAATAAGTTTAGTGGAGACATTCCTCATCAGTTCTGCAACGCCACTGAGCTAGTAACGTTGAACTTCTCCTGTAATAGCTTAACCGGTTCCATTCCTCACTGTTTCATAAATTTAAGTGCAACAGTGTTGGACCTCCGAGCAAATAAGCTTATTGGTCATATACCagatatatttttctcatggAACTACGTGAGGGCAATTTGGTTGAGTCAAAATCGACTTGAAGGCACTCTGCCGCGATCTTTGGCAAATTGCAAGAATTTGATAATTTTGGATCTCAGTGAAAATGAGTTGGAGGATCACTTCCCTTATTGGTTGGACACTCTTCCGTTTTTGCAAGTGCTCAACCTGAGATCCAACAAGCTTCGTGGTCTGATTAATAGCTCCAGGAAGAATAATCATCCCTTCCCGGAGTTGCATATTTTTGACCTCTCTGACAACAGCTTTTATGGTCATCTTCCGGCGAAGTACATCGCCAACTTCATAGCCATGAAGGATGAACAAAGAAGCGCTTTAGAATACATGGGGCTAGATCCATTTAATCGAGAGCCAACCTATCAATATTCTGTTACGGTGGTCATGAAAGGGTTTGAGATTGAGTTGGTGAGAATCCTGACCGGGTTTATGACCATCGACTTCTCAAGGAACTTCTTCGAAGGGGAGGTCCCAGAGTTAATCGGGGATCTAAAAGCACTCAAGGGACTCAACATTTCTCACAACAATCTGACCGGCAACATCCCTTCTTCTGTGGGGAACCTGACGAATCTTGAGTGGTTGGACCTCTCCTCGAACAAGTTCAACGGGGAGATCCCTAGAGGATTGGCGGATCTTTCGTGGCTCGGCTGGTTGAATCTCTCAGACAACCAGCTCGTGGGACCAATTCCTCGAAGCACGCAATTCGACACGTTCAGCCACTCCTTTGACGGGAATCCTGGACTGTGTGGGCATCCCCTGCCAAAAGCATGTGGGACCGACGACCAGCCACCGCCTTCGACTTCCCCAGGAGAACGAGAAGAGGAAGCTGGATCCAGACATTGGATTGAATGGAGGGCAGTGCCAATGGGCTACGGATGTGGGCTTGCACTCGGGATCTCAGCATGGTTCATTATGTGGGAAACCCTGAGACCAAGATGGTTGGTGAGAATGATTGAGGGGTTAATATACAGAACGACAAAGAGGAAAATGAGAAACGTTGCTCCGAGAAATCGCTCGAGGtacttatttttcataagAGGAAGGTATTTTGTATTAACATATATGGTTTAATGTGAGATTTTGCACTAACTTAGTTTTTCTCCATGCAAAATTGTGAAATATCCAGGAAGAACACCAGAGGCCAATGAGAAGGGAGGACAAGGCGAATTATGGTCCGAGGAGGCTTCCATATCAACAGAGTGAAATcgcaaaatttattttcctgtagcattttctctctctttggtTTGAAGTAGAATGGCAACAATAATGTGTGTTCTTAGCCGCTGTCTTAGTCATGATATGTAATATCCCTTTTGTTGTCTTAGTCGGGATATGTAATATCCCTTTTGTTAGCCGCTGTCTTAGTCATGATATGTAATATCCCTTTTGTTGTCTTAGTCCGGATATGTAATATCCCTTTTGTCAACGATATACTGAAAGTCTGATTCCAATCAAAGCCATTCAACAAACTGAAAATTACAGCCTCAATATCCTACAAGTTCATAAGCTGTTTTAGGCAGCAGACTCAGGTTTTTGGCCCAAATATATCCTCAGCTTGCTCTAGTCTTTCTTGAGGATCAAGGGGGTACAAGTGGGAGCCTGACTCCGTCGCTGAGTGTGGTCAAGCTGATGGATGGAGGTGCTCATACTGGGTCATTTACGATGATGGTGCCTTCTCTAGAGTTCATGTTGCTGCAGAGACGTTCACTTTCGCCTCAAGCACCGGCCGGTCTGTTTCCTTCCGTGGAATGTTATTGGGGTGTGGGTTCCAAAAGGCGGAGCAGCACAAAGATATAATTCCGGGGCAGCTGAGAATAAAAAAGACCCTAACTCATGATCGCTCATGAACGATAAATTACACCATTTCACGCTTGATTAATATTCAAGAGAAACTAAATCGTGACAGTCTTAACTCACCACGTTCTACTGAACACGGATTTGAGCCGAGCATTGAAAGGGGTGCAGCACAATCTTTTGGAGAGGACCTTCCTACTGCTGCTGAAGACGGGTTTTGCCTGGTTGAGCCGAGCACTGAAGGGGATGCAGTGCATTCTTTCGGAGAAAAGCTTCGTAATACTCGTGCTGAAGATGGGTTCTCCATGGTTGAGCCGAGCACTAAAGGGGGGGGCATTAGCatgttctctcttttttaatttttaatttttttttcttttctgctttCTGTTTTCAAACGGAATGACGATAATATGTGTTCTGTTTCTCCAGAGTGAAATGAAGCGTCTGAATGAGATCAATAAAATCTGGAGCATCTGTTTTGAGTTTCTAGACCCGCTCCTAACAGTTTCCTTTCTTTACTTAAGAACAATATATTCAATGTCAATTTACAATTTCTGACTTATAAGAAGTATCCAAATGATTCATCGAAaaattggggaaaaaaatgaaaaactagttttttttttttaagtgtaATGCCTACACTAAGGTCCGTTTGATTTTTCCACTGGCGACACACCCAAAGGCTTTGGAGGCTTCATCGAGATCAAAAGTGACTTGCTGTCGAAGAAACTGGCAAATGATTGGCAAGTCAGGTTATCATCGGAGCTCTTCCGCTGATTCTTCAGTTCTAGCTCATTTGAGCCCCTGTTCTTGCTGCCAAAGTTCGGGATCAGTCTTTTGAACCGACTTCGATTCGCGACTTGCTGGAGTTGAAACTGTGTCTTCTGCCTGCTTCATCATCTTCATGACGTCCTCTGATTTGAGCAACATCATCTCTACAGTTTCATAGACCGACAATGGGCAGATCATTGACTAACTTCAGTTTTGCTCTTTCAGTATTTGATTTGAAAAGTGGGCACGAAGTAAAGTGAGCATGCGGTGTTAAAAGCGAAATAGCCTGAAGATCATCAATATGGGAAACAACAGCCACAAGAGGCACAATTATGATCCAAGAAAACCTACCTGACAAAGATCATTGACCTTCTCGCTTATACTACCTTGAGAAGCCACAAGTACATAATCCTTGCACTCATAGAACAACATCGACAAGCCGCCGTCTGCTGACAGTGAAAACTCTGTAATCCCAAGACCTGCTCCCAGCTGACTGCCCAAAGAGTAAGAGACAGACATTTAGCACCAAATGAGACGATTTTTCTTGCCCCATATAAGTAATAGTTTGCTACTACAACACCTTAAATAGTTAGTCGTTCAGATTTTCGTTGATGAAGAGAGATCTAAAAATTGGCATGTGATCAATATGCCTttgtatattcttttttcttgagATAGCTGTCAAACGATGAGAACTAAAATTTGGAACTGCAGAAATTCACAATGAGAGTGTCAGTGACAGCAAGAACAGAATAGCACTTACCAAGGAAACAAAGAGCTGCCCAAACAACTCCAAAGGCGGAATGTCCTCcaagaaattttatattccTTCTCTGCAAACAATACCACTAGAAGCAGGATCTTGGATGAAACCATGTATGAGAGGATAAGTGTGGCTGTAGGAGTAGCTCATGTCTTTCAGCTCCTGTGACATTGATTCCAGTGCCTCGTTTTACATGACAGTCCAGGTATTCGTGTCCTCCCTGCACCCTCTGGTCTCGTTCTGAATCCTCTGCACTAGGCAGCACCCGACCGGAGGCAGTCTCACCACCATAACTTTACGTGCGCCGTGAGTATGTAGTATCTGCTCAGAAAAAGTCCAGCAATTTGTAGTCTAGATATCATGTGTCTAGTAGCACCGTGCATCATTGGCGATATCATGTATCTTGGCTTTGAGCAAGGTGGTCATCTGGTTGACGTGCTTTTTTGGGGGTTTATTTTGATCGATGGATCGGGAGTAGTTAAGGATGTCGTTGCTTCCGATCACAATGAAGAACAGAGATTTCGATAGACGCTTCTGAGCATGGGCAAATCCTAGTCGCTTCCTAAGGTATTCATACACCTTCAGGTAGTATTCCACTTGCTGCCGCAGAGGTATTGATTCCGTCTGCAAATGATAGTTTTACCAAAATGTTTGATAGTTGTGGGATATGTATATTTTCGATCATGCAATTTTGAGATTGATCATAGTAGACGTTTTCCATACATTAAGTGGATTCGATGTGATATCGAAGATTGCTGCCCCATCAGAAGCGAAACTGACACCGCAAAGGTATGATGTACTCGAGTCTGAGTCGATAGATAGGTAAGGCGGTGGACTCGGCAGCCCCACCTTCCCGGCTGTTGCATTGCACTCGATTTCAGATGAATATTTATGTCGGTGTTCGTGTCTGTAGAATACATGGAGCCATGCTAGCTGATGGAATTTTCAGTTGAGAGCATACCTAGCAAATCGACGATGTTCTTGCCATTGCTAAACCTTCCAGTCGCTTTCTGGCTGGGGAGATCGATTCCGTTGTGCGGGAAATTTGCCTTTGCTAGTGAAAGCAGGAGGTAGTTGTTGTTCCCAACATCGACGAGAGAGTCCCCGAACACAAAATTCGCGGGCAGCATCTGCCCGTGCGAGCCACTAGACTGCAGAATGAGGAAGACTAATACAAACAGAATCATACTTCTATAAACAAACTCAGCCATCTTGCTCTTTGCCTCCCGGAAGATGAAGACTGACTGATCAATatcttgctctttttttttctctctctctacagtGTGTAGTGGTGGCGTAGTGGGTTTCTTGAATATCTATTTCCCTCCCAAATCATTTGCCCCGGTATGCATCAGTCCCGTATAGCAGCAGGTTGATGAATATCTTCTGGTCTTGTATCTGTATGTAATTCCGATCAATGTTTCTTAATATAAAAGTCCTACTTTGATGTTTTATGATGAAAGCAATATCTTCTGATctttcgtgaaattaatggaACGCAATATCTTCTGGTCTTTCGGTAGG
Above is a window of Punica granatum isolate Tunisia-2019 chromosome 7, ASM765513v2, whole genome shotgun sequence DNA encoding:
- the LOC116214585 gene encoding GDSL esterase/lipase At5g55050-like — translated: MAEFVYRSMILFVLVFLILQSSGSHGQMLPANFVFGDSLVDVGNNNYLLLSLAKANFPHNGIDLPSQKATGRFSNGKNIVDLLAGKVGLPSPPPYLSIDSDSSTSYLCGVSFASDGAAIFDITSNPLNTESIPLRQQVEYYLKVYEYLRKRLGFAHAQKRLSKSLFFIVIGSNDILNYSRSIDQNKPPKKHVNQMTTLLKAKIHDIANDARCY
- the LOC116213106 gene encoding receptor-like protein 9DC1, with the protein product MTRDVWDVLFLSFLSFLSAMPLFINTSSPYSTQRPSHASECDSLLQFSQSFTISSAYYLCDDTSYPKTASWKNGTNCCSWDGVTCHTSTDYVIGLDLSCSWLQGTLHSNNTLFSLRNLQRLNLAGNNFSGSQISSRFGIITGLAHLNLSRSSFSGTIPLEMISHHLSNLISLDLAGNYDLTIEDHSFRRFVSNITQLRELALDSVDMSSVSLTSFTNLSSTLTSLSLGGCLLQGTFPINIFHLPNLRILVLSQNYNLTGTLPQTNWSSSPLVRLSLALTKFHGPIPDSVWNLTSLEYLELLDNEFTGLIPPTLGNLGRLSFLNVGGINFSGTVDFDMFARLKNLESLYLSGSLKVMLPNNRNYSFPRLKELELDLAVNLNVMLPNNGNCSFPRLKQLSLYGINLTEFPCFLRSSPELERVDISGNKISGPIPEWFGRVGSNTLTDLHLSSNNFTGEIPSSICQLSSLSDLILSDNRLNSTIPRCLGNLSNLFEMDLVGNQLQGPLPRSLANCTSLEHLSVANNEIYDAFPHWLLNANQALNSLYLDSNMFHGVINEIPLPPQLEGLSLSNNQFSGHLPIDFFRNSTGWRVDLANNNFDGPLPIPPPNVWFYSVANNKFSGDIPHQFCNATELVTLNFSCNSLTGSIPHCFINLSATVLDLRANKLIGHIPDIFFSWNYVRAIWLSQNRLEGTLPRSLANCKNLIILDLSENELEDHFPYWLDTLPFLQVLNLRSNKLRGLINSSRKNNHPFPELHIFDLSDNSFYGHLPAKYIANFIAMKDEQRSALEYMGLDPFNREPTYQYSVTVVMKGFEIELVRILTGFMTIDFSRNFFEGEVPELIGDLKALKGLNISHNNLTGNIPSSVGNLTNLEWLDLSSNKFNGEIPRGLADLSWLGWLNLSDNQLVGPIPRSTQFDTFSHSFDGNPGLCGHPLPKACGTDDQPPPSTSPGEREEEAGSRHWIEWRAVPMGYGCGLALGISAWFIMWETLRPRWLVRMIEGLIYRTTKRKMRNVAPRNRSRKNTRGQ